The nucleotide sequence GCTCACCGTGCTGGGCCTGGTCATCGAGCGCCCGCAGCACGGCTACGACCTGGAGCAGGTGATCGAGCAGCGCGGCATTCGCCAGTGGACCGACATCGGGTTCTCCTCGATCTACTACCTGCTCGCCAAGCTGGAGACGCGCGGCCTGCTCCACGTCCCGCACGCTCCCGCCGCCGCGAAGTCCCGCCGCGTCTTCCACGCCACCGCCAGAGGCCGCGAGGTTGCGGCGCGCACCACGCTGACCCTGATCGCTGAGGCACGGCCGGTCCCGCACCCGCTGCTGGTCGGCCTGGCCAACCTGCCACTGCTCTCGCCACGGGAGTACGCGCAGGCGCTGCGCAGCCGGTTGGCGCAGGTCGAAGCCCGCCTCGCAGCGGTCGAGGCAGCGCAGCAGTCACCGGTTCCCCTCCCGCTGGCGGCGCGTGAGGTGTTCTCGTACTCGCTGAGCCTGCTGCACGCAGAGCGGCAGTGGCTCACCACCCGAGCCGAGGTACTCGATGACGAACAAGATTGACTTCAAGAAGACCTTCGACACCTACCGGGCGGTACGAGGCCGGTTCCGGATCGTCGACGTGCCCGACATGCAGTACCTCATGATCGATGGCCGCGGCGATCCCAACACGTCGCCCGCCTTCACCACGGCGGTCGAAGCGCTCTATCCGGTGGCGTACAAGCTGAAGTTCGCCAGCAAGGCGGACCTGGGGCGCGACTACGTCGTTCCGCCCCTGGAAGGTCTGTGGTGGGCCGAGGACATGGATTCCTTCACGGCGGCGCGGGACAAGTCGCGGTGGAACTGGACCCTGCTGCTCATGGTCCCGGACTGGACCGACCAGGCCATGTTCACCACCGCCGTCGCCCAGGCCGGGGCGAAGAACCGGTCAGCGGGTCTCGATGACGTCCGCCTGGAGACCCTGTCCGAGGGGCGGTGCGTGCAGACACTGCACGTCGGCTCCTTCGACGACGAGGCCGGCGTCCTCGCGCAGATGCATCACGAGTTCATCCCCGGACAGGGACTCCGGATGGTCGGCCGTCACCACGAGATCTATCTCAGCGACTTCCGCAGGGTCGCCCCCGACAAGCAGCGCACCATTCTCCGGCAGCCCGTCACCACCGCCGCCGCGGTCGCCGGGTAGTCAGGCGCTGCGTGTGCAACGGGACTGGCAGCCTGGACCTACCATCCTGCGCATGAACGCGTCGCGGGTCCGCCTGCTCAGCTGCCTCGTCATGCCGCTGCTGGCGGCCTGCGGCACCGACTCCTCCGGCGTGGTGACGGCGGCACCGGTGAGTTACCGCTGCTGCGAGGCGCAGGACATCGAAAGGCCGTACCAGCCTGGCCAGACCCTGACTGTGCACTGGACGGTCGAGTCCCCGGACGGGCCGGGCGGAGGCCACCCGCAGGTCGAGTTGACCGCGCGCCTGACGGGTCCGTTCGCCACCGTGAGCGACCTCAAGGCCGCGACAGAAGCCAACCCGAACGCGCCGGGGCCGGTCACCTTCGCGGCTGCACCGGTCCGGCCATCGGGCCTGCCCGACGAACGTCCCGTCAGTTCCGTCGTGATCGGTCCCGACGCCAGGCCGGGTTACTACAACCTGGTCACCTCCGTGGTCGATGGCGGCAACACGGCGAGCGGCGGCGGCAGCATCGTCCGGGTGGTGCCCCGGCCCTGAGCGTCCTGGCTCGCCTCACACTTCAGGCGAACGGGCTGGACCAGCTCTGCCCATGCCTCAGACAGGCGCCCAGGGCGTCGGCTCGGATCTCGACGCCGTCCCCCGGCACCATGCCTTGACCAGGATGTTTCCGTGGTGGGGCGGGCGGGGTTCGAACCCGCGACCGAGGGATTATGAGTGGCCCTCGCGACGGAGACTGCGGCCACTAGCTGCAACTACAGCCACAGTCGAGGCGACTCCATAGCACTACAACCACTTGAACCGCTCTCGCTTCGCACCACAAGCGGCACCACGCGGTCTATGCCGATCAGTCGATCCCGTGAGAACCTGAACGCCTGATGTGATCGCACGACTACCTGCGGCTACCCTCGCTGGAGGCGCGCATGGCGCAGATGTCGCTCTTCGGTTCAAGCGAAGCCGGTCCTGGCCCGAAGCCGGCTGACGACCGCACCGTTCGGCTACAGCTCCTGATCACGGTGAAAGCTGCACCGAACCCCTCAGAGAAGTACGGCGAGACCGTCTGCGTAGCGGGGCTGCGGACGGACGTTTTGAGACCGACGTGGGTGCGCCTCTACCCGATCAACTTCCGGCATCTCGATAGCGACGAGGCGTTCAAGAAGTACGACATCATCTCTGTCGATGCCAAACCGGCGCGGCAGGATCAGCGGCGCGAGAGCTGGAAGCCGATCATGGACAGGATCCAGAAGGAGCGCCATCTCGACGGTTGGAGGTCGCGACAGCCATTGCTTGACCCGGCTGTCGAAGACTCGATGTGTCGCCTCAACCGCGACGCTCAGGAGCGCGCTGACGCGCAGTCGCTGGCACTCGTGCGTCCCAAGGAGGTTCGCGGTCTCAAGGTCACGCCGCACCCTGGCTGGACGGCTGACGAGCAGCGCAAGATCGAAGCTTACGCGAGTCAGCCGGACCTCTTCAGCGGACGTAGTAGGTCCCCGCTTCAGGCGCCCCGCTTCAAGGCGGCGTACCACTACCGCTGCCACGAA is from Micromonospora terminaliae and encodes:
- a CDS encoding PadR family transcriptional regulator, whose amino-acid sequence is MELTANELTVLGLVIERPQHGYDLEQVIEQRGIRQWTDIGFSSIYYLLAKLETRGLLHVPHAPAAAKSRRVFHATARGREVAARTTLTLIAEARPVPHPLLVGLANLPLLSPREYAQALRSRLAQVEARLAAVEAAQQSPVPLPLAAREVFSYSLSLLHAERQWLTTRAEVLDDEQD
- a CDS encoding GyrI-like domain-containing protein, with product MTNKIDFKKTFDTYRAVRGRFRIVDVPDMQYLMIDGRGDPNTSPAFTTAVEALYPVAYKLKFASKADLGRDYVVPPLEGLWWAEDMDSFTAARDKSRWNWTLLLMVPDWTDQAMFTTAVAQAGAKNRSAGLDDVRLETLSEGRCVQTLHVGSFDDEAGVLAQMHHEFIPGQGLRMVGRHHEIYLSDFRRVAPDKQRTILRQPVTTAAAVAG